One genomic window of Hymenobacter sp. J193 includes the following:
- a CDS encoding copper homeostasis protein CutC: protein MKTHVLEICAGSVQSAVAAQAGGAHRIELCQNLAQGGTTPSYGLIRRVRELVDIPVFVLIRPRPGNFCYSPDELAIMAADIAQCRQLGCDGVVLGVLDAAGRVDQTRCRELLEVAGPLPVTFHRAFDACPDQAQALEDVVSLGCQRILTSGGQATAEAGQAQLAALVAQAAGRITVMPGAGIRPDNIRALAARTGATEFHASATGPAALSHGPTPTPFDVSLPETDAAIVAQLLAQLDR, encoded by the coding sequence ATGAAGACGCATGTGCTGGAAATCTGCGCGGGCTCGGTGCAGTCGGCGGTAGCGGCGCAGGCGGGTGGGGCGCACCGCATAGAGCTATGCCAAAACCTGGCGCAGGGCGGCACCACACCCTCCTACGGCCTCATACGGCGGGTGCGGGAGCTGGTCGATATTCCGGTGTTTGTGCTGATTCGGCCGCGGCCGGGCAACTTCTGCTACTCCCCCGATGAGCTGGCCATTATGGCCGCAGACATTGCGCAGTGTCGGCAGCTAGGCTGCGACGGGGTGGTGCTGGGCGTGCTCGATGCCGCCGGTCGCGTCGACCAGACCCGGTGCCGGGAGTTGCTGGAGGTGGCCGGGCCGCTGCCCGTTACCTTTCACCGCGCTTTTGATGCCTGCCCCGATCAGGCCCAGGCGCTGGAAGACGTAGTATCCCTGGGCTGCCAGCGCATCCTCACTTCCGGCGGCCAGGCTACGGCCGAGGCGGGCCAGGCGCAGCTGGCGGCCCTGGTAGCCCAGGCGGCCGGGCGAATCACGGTAATGCCCGGCGCAGGCATCCGGCCGGACAACATCCGGGCGCTGGCAGCCCGCACCGGCGCCACCGAGTTTCACGCCAGCGCCACCGGGCCGGCAGCTCTTTCGCACGGCCCAACGCCCACGCCTTTCGACGTTTCTTTGCCCGAAACCGATGCCGCCATTGTGGCGCAACTCTTAGCTCAACTTGACCGCTAG
- a CDS encoding DUF3592 domain-containing protein translates to MKPLHLIDAIGLVFFLSIFIAGNYFVFARYRKRIWFQQHGVLTKGTIICLEKDERDSDSVSLVPVVQYVDANNELLTVRYDIGAYPSPFHVGQPIHILYNPNDSRSFIIGKESFGLLDWLAWLGYVLFVSCVLYMVFLSKSVFGNLKRTSC, encoded by the coding sequence ATGAAGCCTTTACACCTCATTGACGCTATTGGATTGGTCTTTTTCCTTTCAATCTTTATTGCTGGAAACTATTTCGTTTTTGCGCGTTACCGCAAAAGAATATGGTTTCAACAGCATGGGGTGCTTACAAAGGGAACAATTATTTGCCTAGAGAAGGATGAGAGAGATAGTGATTCTGTTTCTCTGGTACCAGTAGTTCAATATGTTGATGCCAACAACGAATTGCTAACCGTGCGTTATGATATCGGGGCTTATCCTTCGCCTTTCCACGTAGGACAACCTATCCATATACTATATAATCCTAACGATTCCCGGAGCTTTATTATCGGCAAAGAATCCTTTGGCTTGCTCGACTGGCTGGCTTGGTTAGGGTATGTGCTATTCGTCTCTTGTGTCCTGTATATGGTCTTCCTGAGTAAGAGCGTGTTTGGGAATTTGAAAAGAACGTCATGCTGA
- a CDS encoding bifunctional 2-polyprenyl-6-hydroxyphenol methylase/3-demethylubiquinol 3-O-methyltransferase UbiG: MAESSLPPNPTPAQQLEQERARWNHHLLDATWRSTRFNPEPNALLKKAVQAVPPGAALDVNMGEGRNALYLAGLGWKVTGIDLADQALAFAQQRAGQLRVALTTVVGDANTYDWGNSCWDLILLCYADESAHLAQVQAALRPGGLLVLENFHADVNQTWQTPPTHRVGFATNELPDLYCTADFQIVRYEEPVAVADFTRETHRLVRLVARKTTKRAQ, encoded by the coding sequence ATGGCTGAATCCAGCTTGCCGCCGAATCCTACGCCCGCGCAACAGCTCGAGCAGGAGCGTGCCCGCTGGAACCATCACCTGCTCGATGCCACCTGGCGCAGCACCCGCTTCAACCCTGAGCCTAACGCACTGCTAAAGAAAGCGGTGCAGGCAGTACCACCCGGCGCAGCCCTAGACGTGAACATGGGTGAAGGTCGCAACGCCCTGTACCTGGCCGGACTGGGATGGAAAGTTACGGGCATTGACCTGGCCGATCAGGCGCTGGCTTTTGCGCAGCAACGGGCCGGGCAGCTGCGCGTAGCCCTCACCACCGTGGTAGGCGACGCCAATACGTACGACTGGGGTAACAGCTGCTGGGACCTGATTCTGCTTTGCTACGCCGACGAAAGCGCCCACCTGGCGCAGGTGCAGGCGGCGCTGCGGCCTGGCGGCCTGCTGGTGCTGGAAAACTTCCACGCCGACGTCAACCAAACCTGGCAGACGCCGCCCACCCACCGCGTGGGCTTTGCTACCAACGAGCTGCCGGACCTTTACTGCACGGCTGACTTCCAGATCGTGCGCTACGAGGAGCCCGTTGCCGTAGCCGATTTCACCCGCGAAACCCACCGGCTGGTCCGCCTGGTAGCCCGGAAAACAACGAAGCGTGCGCAATGA